The Spirosoma foliorum genome has a window encoding:
- a CDS encoding LptF/LptG family permease, with amino-acid sequence MKKIDKLILGSFWGPFFLTLTVVIFIFLMRLLMFYIDDFVTKDLDLATFGRLLFYFALLTIPTALPLAVLLSSLMTFGNLGEFFELTALKSAGISLTRAMQPLLIVAVGISIFSFWFNNSVSPWANLKGYSLLYDIKTAKATLNLKEGIFYNDLPGYSIKVDHKIKGPKESKNGDLLKGLVIYKHSTTGLEAGNREIILADSGRMFMDKDRSYLVFQLFNGNDYQEYSDNNSFSFTAGAPNQGAQFMRNGFKDYRLVISMESFGIKRTDENQFEYHEYMKNLNELSTLTDSLRKDYTKTSLNVASTSRQYYNYQFKADAVLRQKVVKDGKWVDSVLKKRAIAIPDLAQAALSQAQNILSYSTSNVTYLTEKEKGVWKYQLETHHKFTQSISIFIMFLIGASMGAIIKKGGFGVPVLIAIVFFIFLYVLTITGDKYAKEGLLWVPIGAWMANIVLLPIGLLLMQRARHDSRLFDKDVYVIAWEKLKRRVATFKDRRSSVVSHQV; translated from the coding sequence ATGAAAAAAATTGATAAATTAATACTCGGCTCGTTTTGGGGGCCGTTTTTTTTGACCCTCACTGTCGTCATCTTTATTTTTCTGATGCGGCTGCTGATGTTTTATATTGACGATTTTGTTACCAAAGATCTAGACCTGGCTACCTTTGGTCGATTACTTTTTTACTTTGCCCTCCTGACTATACCAACCGCTCTTCCATTGGCGGTCTTGCTATCGTCGCTGATGACGTTCGGAAATCTCGGCGAATTTTTTGAATTGACAGCCCTCAAAAGCGCTGGAATTTCCCTCACAAGAGCTATGCAGCCCTTGCTGATTGTGGCAGTCGGTATCAGTATATTTTCGTTCTGGTTCAACAATTCGGTTTCACCCTGGGCAAACCTGAAAGGGTATAGTCTGCTCTATGATATCAAAACCGCAAAAGCTACATTGAATCTGAAAGAAGGCATTTTTTATAACGATTTACCAGGTTATAGTATCAAAGTAGATCACAAGATTAAAGGGCCCAAAGAGAGTAAAAACGGCGATTTGTTGAAGGGGCTGGTTATTTATAAGCATTCAACGACTGGATTGGAAGCTGGTAATCGCGAAATTATTCTGGCTGATTCGGGGAGGATGTTCATGGATAAGGATCGATCTTATCTTGTTTTCCAGCTTTTCAACGGGAATGATTATCAAGAGTATTCAGATAATAATAGCTTTAGTTTCACCGCTGGTGCACCTAATCAGGGAGCACAGTTTATGCGGAATGGCTTTAAGGATTATCGGCTCGTAATCAGCATGGAATCATTCGGGATTAAACGGACGGATGAGAACCAGTTTGAGTATCACGAATACATGAAGAACCTGAACGAACTGTCGACGTTGACAGACTCGTTACGGAAAGATTATACGAAGACAAGTCTGAATGTAGCCAGCACTTCACGTCAATATTACAATTACCAATTTAAAGCAGATGCGGTTCTTCGACAGAAGGTAGTGAAGGATGGAAAATGGGTTGACTCTGTCCTGAAAAAACGGGCTATTGCAATCCCCGATTTAGCGCAGGCAGCGCTAAGTCAGGCACAGAATATTTTATCGTATTCAACATCAAATGTGACGTATCTGACTGAAAAAGAGAAAGGCGTGTGGAAATATCAGTTAGAAACGCATCACAAATTCACACAGTCAATTTCGATTTTTATCATGTTTCTGATTGGTGCATCGATGGGCGCTATTATCAAGAAAGGAGGCTTTGGCGTTCCTGTACTTATTGCCATCGTCTTCTTTATTTTCTTATATGTATTGACGATCACAGGTGACAAATACGCCAAAGAGGGGCTCTTGTGGGTACCTATTGGTGCCTGGATGGCCAATATTGTTCTATTACCAATTGGGCTTCTATTGATGCAACGTGCCCGGCACGACTCACGCCTGTTCGATAAAGATGTGTATGTCATTGCCTGGGAAAAGTTAAAGAGGAGAGTTGCGACTTTTAAAGATCGTCGGTCGTCAGTGGTTAGTCATCAGGTTTAA
- a CDS encoding sensor histidine kinase, which yields MKQPSISHIIVQVTLFLTVSILPLQAQVIHLDSLTIDLSQSSRSDIGRLKSALSQPIYSAQTADSLLTRTRQLAYLPGQVIALCQLAGIRLQQQQNQQATALLQEASQLAEQIRDLRESVWAMNQVSRIQRMSSRVAPVFSASFANVLESLGVAMKISSSMMAKNKSRSFSTEMNAQVDKRQSDRRSIPSNPFDYITPPIPGADYNPLQGHHFHFKPDIVDRLLDTLIRFDKSSPRVVIKLSEQRKRRDSSQAMSKAYAKEGDYAKAYQYFLQYSAYKDSLTAETTTRRLASLRYKQNLLKKEAQIKLLTKDRQLREQESNRQKQFVLVLVGVITLLIGFSLILTRNNRAKQLANKQLNEQKEALQQALVELKTTQAQLIQSEKMASLGELTAGIAHEIQNPLNFVTNFSEVSTELVDELKEGPFQNLPDSEKEYADEILGDLTLNLQKITHHGNRASSIVKGMLEHSRTSTGERAPTDLNDLCDEYMRLSYHGLRAKDKTFNAELKTDFDPLVDKIDVIPQDLGRVLLNLLNNAFYAVSEKKKQQPNHYQPSVSISTKRLENQVEIRIVDNGTGIPEAVKDKIFQPFFTTKPSGSGTGLGLSLSYDIITKGHNGSLQVQSQADVGTEFIISLPSDKKSVPFSSAKPS from the coding sequence ATGAAACAGCCTTCAATTTCTCACATAATCGTTCAGGTTACGCTGTTTCTAACTGTATCAATACTTCCTTTACAAGCACAGGTTATTCATCTAGATAGCCTGACAATCGACTTATCGCAGTCTAGCAGAAGTGATATCGGCCGGTTGAAGTCAGCTTTGAGTCAACCCATTTATTCAGCACAAACGGCCGATTCGTTGCTTACCCGAACCCGCCAACTGGCCTATCTCCCCGGACAAGTCATCGCACTCTGCCAATTGGCAGGAATCCGATTACAACAGCAGCAAAACCAGCAGGCCACTGCCCTATTGCAGGAAGCCAGTCAACTAGCTGAGCAAATTCGCGATTTAAGAGAATCAGTATGGGCCATGAATCAGGTTTCCAGAATTCAACGCATGAGCAGTCGAGTTGCGCCCGTATTTTCTGCCTCCTTTGCTAATGTGCTGGAATCGTTAGGAGTAGCCATGAAGATTAGTTCATCTATGATGGCAAAGAATAAATCCCGCTCATTTTCTACTGAAATGAACGCTCAGGTCGATAAACGGCAATCTGATCGGCGTTCCATTCCATCAAATCCGTTCGATTATATAACACCACCGATACCGGGAGCGGATTATAATCCACTACAGGGACACCATTTTCACTTTAAGCCAGATATTGTCGATCGCCTGCTCGATACGTTGATTCGTTTTGACAAAAGCAGTCCACGCGTAGTTATCAAACTCTCCGAGCAACGAAAACGACGGGATTCGAGTCAGGCAATGAGTAAGGCATATGCCAAAGAAGGAGATTATGCCAAGGCTTATCAGTATTTTTTGCAATACAGTGCGTATAAAGACAGCCTAACCGCTGAGACGACTACCCGACGTCTGGCCTCTCTGCGCTACAAGCAGAATCTGCTCAAAAAGGAAGCCCAGATCAAGCTGCTCACCAAAGATCGTCAATTACGCGAGCAGGAATCGAACCGCCAGAAGCAGTTTGTACTGGTTCTTGTCGGTGTCATTACCCTGCTCATTGGATTTTCGCTCATTCTGACACGTAACAATCGAGCCAAACAGCTGGCTAATAAGCAACTAAACGAACAGAAGGAAGCCCTTCAACAGGCACTCGTGGAGTTAAAAACGACTCAGGCCCAACTCATCCAATCCGAAAAAATGGCTTCATTGGGCGAATTGACGGCTGGTATTGCGCACGAAATTCAGAATCCGCTGAACTTCGTTACTAATTTCTCGGAAGTCAGCACAGAGCTGGTCGATGAATTAAAAGAAGGGCCTTTCCAGAATTTGCCGGACTCGGAGAAGGAATACGCCGATGAGATTTTAGGCGACCTAACCCTGAATCTTCAGAAGATTACACACCACGGAAACCGGGCTTCGTCAATCGTTAAAGGGATGCTGGAGCACTCCCGAACTTCAACCGGTGAACGCGCCCCTACCGACTTGAACGATCTGTGCGACGAATATATGCGGTTATCCTACCACGGATTACGTGCCAAAGACAAGACCTTTAACGCAGAACTAAAAACCGACTTTGACCCACTCGTCGATAAAATCGATGTGATACCACAGGATTTGGGCCGGGTGCTGCTCAATCTGTTGAACAATGCTTTTTACGCTGTTTCAGAAAAGAAAAAACAACAGCCCAATCATTACCAGCCATCTGTAAGCATCAGCACGAAACGGCTGGAGAACCAGGTAGAAATCAGGATAGTGGACAACGGCACCGGTATACCCGAAGCGGTTAAAGACAAGATTTTCCAGCCTTTTTTTACCACAAAGCCGAGTGGTTCGGGCACGGGGCTGGGCCTTTCTCTTTCCTACGATATCATTACCAAAGGGCATAATGGCTCGCTACAGGTTCAGAGTCAGGCCGATGTGGGTACCGAGTTTATTATTTCGCTTCCGTCAGATAAAAAATCGGTGCCATTTTCTAGCGCGAAACCCTCCTAA
- a CDS encoding sigma-70 family RNA polymerase sigma factor, whose protein sequence is MRQLKISKQITNRESQSLDKYLQEIGKVDLLTPDEEVTLAQKIREGDQLSLERLTKANLRFVVSVAKQYQNQGLSLGDLINEGNLGLIKAAQRFDETRGFKFISYAVWWIRQSILQALAEQSRIVRLPLNRVGSLNKISKTFSDLEQKFEREPSPEELAAVLEISAAEVVDTLKISGRHVSMDAPFVQGEENSLLDVLENDGEDKPDSGLINDSLRKEVQRALSTLTQREADVITLYFGLNGEHAMTLEEIGEKFNLTRERVRQIKEKAIRRLRHTSRSKALKTYLG, encoded by the coding sequence ATGAGACAGCTAAAAATATCAAAACAGATTACCAACCGTGAAAGTCAGTCGTTAGACAAGTACTTACAGGAGATTGGTAAAGTGGACCTACTTACGCCTGACGAGGAAGTAACGCTGGCCCAGAAAATTCGGGAAGGTGATCAACTATCGCTGGAACGCTTAACGAAGGCAAACCTACGCTTTGTGGTCTCGGTTGCCAAGCAGTATCAAAACCAGGGTCTCTCGCTGGGTGACTTAATCAACGAAGGAAACCTTGGTTTGATTAAGGCTGCTCAACGCTTTGATGAAACGCGTGGATTTAAATTCATCTCGTACGCCGTTTGGTGGATTCGTCAGTCTATTCTGCAGGCTTTGGCCGAACAGTCTCGTATTGTACGTTTGCCATTGAACCGGGTAGGTTCGCTGAATAAAATTTCCAAGACGTTTTCTGATTTAGAGCAGAAATTCGAACGTGAGCCTTCGCCTGAAGAGTTAGCGGCTGTTCTGGAAATTTCGGCGGCTGAAGTTGTTGATACACTAAAAATTTCGGGTCGTCACGTATCGATGGATGCCCCGTTTGTGCAGGGTGAAGAAAACAGCCTGCTCGACGTGCTCGAAAATGATGGTGAGGACAAGCCTGATTCGGGTCTGATCAACGATTCGCTACGGAAAGAAGTGCAACGGGCGCTTTCGACATTAACGCAGCGTGAAGCAGACGTAATTACGCTCTACTTTGGTCTGAATGGCGAGCATGCTATGACGCTCGAAGAAATCGGTGAAAAATTTAACCTAACCCGCGAACGGGTTCGGCAGATAAAAGAAAAAGCCATCCGTCGTCTGCGCCATACCTCACGGTCAAAGGCGTTAAAGACGTACTTAGGCTAA
- a CDS encoding START-like domain-containing protein, translated as MEKLKFITEYELRASPKMLFPYISTASGLSQWFASKVNTMPEQRFDFQWDNESHIARQVSMRQNKGVRFEFLNTDDNESDNNYVDFRVDQSELTQSTFLRVTDYSSTTDEEELKDLWDGLIDKLKEIVGS; from the coding sequence ATGGAGAAATTGAAATTTATTACCGAGTACGAACTTCGGGCATCTCCCAAAATGCTGTTCCCTTACATCAGCACGGCATCGGGCCTCTCGCAATGGTTTGCCAGCAAGGTCAATACGATGCCCGAACAGCGATTCGACTTTCAATGGGATAACGAAAGCCACATTGCTCGGCAAGTGTCTATGAGGCAAAATAAAGGGGTGCGCTTTGAGTTTTTAAATACAGACGATAACGAGAGCGATAATAACTACGTTGACTTCCGGGTCGATCAAAGTGAATTAACACAGTCGACGTTTCTCCGTGTCACTGACTACTCCAGCACAACGGATGAAGAAGAACTCAAAGACCTTTGGGATGGTTTAATTGATAAACTGAAGGAAATTGTAGGGAGTTAA
- a CDS encoding dienelactone hydrolase family protein gives MTDNSFFQAGVSSKSKQRKELYQLLGKLPDRKRPITVELISTQESDELITEKLLLDINGIEKVPAYFTKPKNHPGKLPVVLFNHSHFGQYEVGKNEYVLGRPEMQKPPYALALGRAGYAGLCIDSWCFGERHGRSEMDTFKEMLWNGQVLWGMMVYDHLRALDYLHTRSDVDTGRIATMGMSMGSTMDWWLAALDERIKVCVDLCCLTDYQALLEARGLGLHGIYYYVPGLLTQFTTSQINGLISPRPHFSLAGRFDPLTPLAGLKKIDQQLIEIYRHDGAPNAWKLKIYESGHQETETMRADIMTFYQQWL, from the coding sequence ATGACGGACAATTCATTTTTTCAAGCAGGAGTCTCCAGCAAGTCAAAGCAACGAAAGGAACTATATCAGTTGTTAGGCAAGCTACCTGATCGGAAACGCCCCATAACGGTGGAGCTAATTTCCACGCAGGAAAGCGATGAGTTAATTACAGAAAAACTCCTTCTGGATATCAATGGGATTGAGAAGGTACCCGCCTATTTTACGAAGCCTAAGAATCATCCCGGCAAACTTCCCGTAGTTTTATTTAATCATTCTCATTTCGGTCAGTACGAAGTAGGAAAAAATGAATATGTGTTGGGCAGGCCCGAAATGCAGAAGCCCCCTTATGCTCTTGCCCTGGGTCGAGCGGGTTACGCGGGCCTGTGCATTGATAGCTGGTGTTTTGGGGAACGCCACGGACGCAGCGAAATGGATACCTTTAAGGAGATGCTTTGGAATGGTCAGGTATTGTGGGGGATGATGGTGTATGATCATTTACGAGCACTGGATTACCTGCACACCCGATCGGACGTTGATACAGGCCGCATAGCCACAATGGGCATGTCGATGGGCAGTACTATGGACTGGTGGCTGGCGGCTTTAGACGAACGGATTAAAGTCTGTGTTGATCTGTGTTGCCTTACCGATTACCAGGCCCTATTAGAAGCCAGAGGACTTGGCTTACATGGCATCTACTACTATGTTCCAGGTTTACTGACACAATTTACCACGAGTCAAATCAATGGACTGATTTCACCCCGCCCCCACTTTAGTCTGGCCGGGCGATTCGATCCACTGACACCACTAGCTGGTCTCAAAAAAATCGATCAGCAACTAATTGAAATCTATCGGCACGATGGCGCACCAAACGCCTGGAAATTAAAGATTTACGAAAGCGGACATCAGGAAACAGAAACCATGCGGGCTGATATTATGACTTTTTATCAACAATGGTTATAA
- a CDS encoding polyribonucleotide nucleotidyltransferase, with translation MFQITTQSVALPDGREITIETGKMARQADGAVVVRLGDTMLLATVVSSKDAKEGVDFLPLSVDYQEKFAAAGRIPGSFQRREGRLGDHEILISRLVDRALRPIFPENYHADTQVMITLISADAEVQPDALAALAASSALAVSDIPFNGPISEVRVAKIDGQYKINPKTSDLERATIDLIVAATERDICMVEGEMDECSEAEVVEALKIAHEAIKVQCAAQKELTVKVGKTEKRQYNHETHDEELRAAVRAATYDKIYAAVSQQNPSKKGRSEAAKAIRDEYIASFPEGSDVNVGLIKTYFHDLEWEASRRLVLDERVRLDGRKLDQIRPIMAEAGILPGPHGSALFTRGETQSLTTATLGTKTDEQIVDQTMYQGYAKFLLHYNFPGFSTGEVKPNRGAGRREIGHGNLAHRSLKKVLPPEAENPYTIRVVSDILESNGSSSMATVCAGTMALMDAGIKIKAPVAGIAMGLISDGDKYAVLSDILGDEDHLGDMDFKVTGTEKGIVACQMDLKVDGLSYEVLAQALEQARLGRLHILGEMKKGIAEVRDDLKPHAPRAVVIKIDTNQIGAVIGPGGKVVQDIQKDSGAVVNIDEHDNAGWVSIFATSKESMDKAVSRVKGIVAVPEVGETYVGKVKTIQPFGAFVEFMPGKDGLLHISEIKWERLETMDGVLQVGEEVTVKLIDVDKKTGKYRLSRKVLLPKPENKNA, from the coding sequence ATGTTTCAAATCACCACGCAATCCGTTGCGCTGCCCGACGGGCGGGAAATTACCATCGAAACCGGAAAAATGGCCCGACAGGCCGATGGGGCGGTGGTTGTACGATTAGGCGACACAATGCTACTGGCAACTGTCGTATCGAGTAAAGATGCCAAAGAAGGGGTTGATTTCCTGCCTTTGTCTGTTGATTATCAAGAAAAATTTGCGGCTGCTGGTCGGATTCCAGGAAGTTTCCAACGACGGGAAGGTCGCCTGGGCGATCACGAAATTCTGATTAGCCGTTTAGTAGACCGTGCTTTGCGGCCTATCTTCCCCGAGAATTACCATGCCGACACGCAGGTAATGATTACCCTGATTTCGGCTGATGCCGAAGTTCAGCCTGATGCCTTAGCGGCTCTGGCTGCTTCATCGGCTCTGGCAGTATCAGATATTCCATTCAATGGGCCTATTTCTGAAGTTCGCGTTGCCAAAATCGACGGACAGTATAAGATTAATCCAAAAACGTCTGATCTCGAACGCGCTACGATTGATCTGATTGTGGCTGCTACCGAAAGAGATATTTGTATGGTGGAAGGCGAAATGGACGAATGTTCAGAAGCCGAAGTCGTAGAAGCACTTAAAATTGCTCACGAAGCGATCAAGGTTCAGTGTGCTGCTCAGAAAGAATTGACGGTAAAAGTAGGGAAGACCGAAAAACGTCAATACAATCACGAAACGCACGATGAAGAGTTACGCGCGGCTGTTCGAGCAGCTACGTACGATAAGATTTATGCCGCTGTCAGCCAACAGAACCCAAGTAAAAAAGGTCGTTCTGAAGCTGCAAAAGCAATTCGTGACGAATATATTGCCTCGTTTCCAGAAGGTTCGGACGTGAATGTAGGTTTAATAAAAACCTATTTCCACGATCTGGAATGGGAAGCGTCGCGTCGGTTGGTACTGGATGAGCGCGTTCGTCTGGATGGTCGTAAACTGGATCAAATTCGTCCAATTATGGCCGAAGCGGGTATTCTGCCTGGCCCACACGGATCAGCTCTGTTTACTCGTGGTGAAACGCAATCATTAACAACAGCAACGCTCGGTACCAAAACGGATGAGCAGATTGTTGACCAAACAATGTATCAGGGATACGCTAAATTCCTGTTGCATTACAATTTTCCCGGTTTTTCTACCGGCGAAGTAAAACCGAACCGGGGTGCTGGTCGTCGTGAAATTGGTCATGGTAATCTGGCTCACCGGTCGCTAAAAAAAGTATTGCCACCAGAAGCTGAGAATCCATATACCATCCGGGTTGTATCCGATATTCTGGAGTCGAACGGGTCATCGTCGATGGCAACGGTTTGTGCTGGTACGATGGCGCTGATGGATGCTGGTATTAAAATCAAGGCGCCTGTAGCCGGAATTGCTATGGGCCTTATCTCAGATGGCGATAAATATGCTGTATTGTCGGATATCCTCGGTGACGAAGATCATCTCGGTGATATGGATTTCAAGGTAACTGGTACCGAAAAGGGTATTGTAGCGTGCCAAATGGACCTGAAAGTTGATGGACTATCGTACGAAGTACTAGCCCAGGCGCTGGAGCAGGCACGTTTAGGCCGGTTGCATATACTGGGAGAAATGAAGAAAGGCATCGCCGAAGTGCGTGATGATTTAAAACCACACGCCCCTCGTGCCGTCGTTATCAAGATTGATACGAACCAGATTGGTGCCGTTATCGGGCCTGGTGGTAAAGTCGTTCAGGATATCCAGAAAGATTCGGGTGCCGTTGTTAACATCGACGAGCATGATAATGCTGGCTGGGTTAGCATTTTTGCTACCAGCAAAGAGAGCATGGATAAAGCCGTGTCGCGTGTAAAAGGCATTGTTGCTGTACCAGAAGTAGGCGAAACCTACGTAGGTAAAGTGAAAACAATTCAGCCCTTTGGCGCTTTTGTGGAGTTCATGCCAGGTAAAGATGGCTTATTGCATATTTCCGAGATTAAGTGGGAACGTCTAGAAACAATGGATGGTGTTCTGCAGGTAGGAGAGGAAGTAACGGTGAAATTAATTGATGTAGATAAAAAGACAGGAAAGTACCGTTTATCGCGCAAAGTATTGTTACCGAAGCCGGAGAACAAAAATGCGTAA
- a CDS encoding DUF4980 domain-containing protein codes for MKSLVKFIILVVLTSSVGQFLYAQSVSMTINKRYLNLPIAQTQNRGTMKFLINTKQERSFKIRLAAGEPDYWVFCDMAGLQGKTITIQYDGSREGLTKIYQADKIAGQDSLYREKNRPQYHFSTRRGWINDPNGMIYYAGEYHLFYQHNPYEREWENMSWGHAVSRDMIHWEELPTALSPDSLGTMFSGSTVIDYANTAGFNQGNTPAMVAFYTVDNPEKQIQCMAYSLDKGRTWTKYAKNPLIDSKAKWNSKDTRDPRVFWYEPGKHWVMVLNERDGHSIYTSKNMKEWRYESHVTGFWECPDLFELPIDGDTKKTKWVMYGASATYMIGSFDGKTFTPESGKHYYVTGTIYAAQTFANMPQTDPRRIQIGWGRVAQPGMPFNNMMLLPTELKLHTTKNGLRLSSVPVKEAEQLFEKVQQSSSLSAAEANEKLKSIGSLDRFRIKTTFKLSHATSAGLSLFGQRVLDYDMNNNRVNGVFYSPENMTSMEITADIYVDRTSIEVFIDGGAYSYSLERKPVSGNSEGLHFWGTAIDVKDLALYTAQSIWK; via the coding sequence ATGAAATCACTAGTAAAATTCATTATACTAGTCGTACTGACCAGTTCTGTTGGCCAATTTCTTTATGCACAGTCTGTGTCCATGACGATTAACAAACGATATCTGAACCTGCCCATAGCGCAAACACAAAACCGGGGGACAATGAAATTCCTGATCAATACTAAGCAGGAGCGCTCTTTCAAAATACGGCTTGCCGCTGGTGAACCCGACTATTGGGTGTTTTGCGATATGGCGGGGCTTCAGGGAAAAACCATTACTATTCAATACGATGGTAGCCGGGAAGGGCTGACGAAAATCTATCAGGCCGATAAAATTGCGGGTCAGGATTCGTTGTATCGGGAGAAGAACCGGCCTCAGTATCACTTTTCAACCCGCCGGGGGTGGATAAATGATCCCAACGGCATGATCTATTATGCCGGTGAGTATCATCTTTTTTATCAACACAACCCCTATGAGCGAGAGTGGGAAAACATGTCGTGGGGGCATGCCGTAAGCCGCGATATGATTCACTGGGAGGAATTGCCAACTGCGCTCTCCCCTGATAGTTTAGGTACCATGTTTTCGGGGTCGACTGTGATTGATTATGCCAATACTGCCGGATTTAATCAGGGCAATACCCCGGCTATGGTTGCTTTTTACACAGTCGATAATCCCGAAAAACAGATTCAGTGTATGGCCTATAGTCTGGACAAGGGCCGCACCTGGACAAAATATGCGAAGAACCCACTGATTGATTCTAAAGCAAAGTGGAACAGCAAAGACACCCGCGACCCTCGCGTGTTTTGGTATGAGCCTGGTAAGCATTGGGTAATGGTGTTAAACGAGCGGGACGGGCACTCGATTTATACGTCGAAGAACATGAAGGAGTGGCGATACGAAAGTCATGTGACTGGTTTTTGGGAATGTCCTGACTTGTTTGAATTGCCAATTGATGGTGATACTAAGAAAACAAAATGGGTGATGTATGGGGCATCTGCTACGTATATGATCGGCTCGTTCGATGGGAAAACGTTTACACCCGAATCGGGCAAGCATTATTATGTAACGGGGACTATCTATGCCGCACAGACATTCGCCAATATGCCCCAAACTGATCCCCGACGCATTCAAATTGGCTGGGGACGTGTTGCCCAGCCGGGGATGCCGTTCAACAATATGATGCTACTACCCACCGAGCTAAAGCTACATACAACCAAAAATGGCTTACGTTTGAGTAGTGTACCGGTAAAAGAAGCAGAACAGTTGTTTGAAAAAGTACAGCAAAGCTCGTCACTGAGTGCTGCAGAGGCTAACGAGAAATTGAAATCTATTGGTTCGTTAGATCGCTTTCGGATCAAGACGACGTTTAAACTGTCGCATGCCACGAGTGCGGGATTGTCGTTATTCGGACAGCGGGTGCTGGATTATGATATGAATAATAACCGGGTAAATGGAGTTTTCTATTCACCAGAAAATATGACCAGCATGGAGATCACAGCTGATATTTATGTTGATCGCACGTCCATAGAAGTGTTTATCGATGGTGGGGCTTACTCGTATTCTCTGGAAAGAAAGCCGGTATCTGGAAACAGTGAGGGGCTTCATTTCTGGGGCACTGCTATTGATGTGAAAGATTTGGCGCTATACACCGCTCAATCAATCTGGAAATAG
- the rpsO gene encoding 30S ribosomal protein S15 produces the protein MYLTTEKKQEIFSTSGHAKSATDTGSAESQIALFTYRISHLTAHLKVHKHDYGTQLGLLKLVGKRRRLLNYLLKKDIMRYRAILAALGLRK, from the coding sequence ATGTATCTAACGACCGAAAAAAAACAGGAGATATTCTCTACCTCGGGCCATGCCAAAAGCGCAACGGACACCGGGTCGGCCGAATCCCAGATCGCGCTGTTCACTTACCGGATCAGTCATTTAACTGCTCACCTGAAAGTTCACAAGCACGATTACGGCACCCAACTGGGTCTTTTAAAATTAGTAGGTAAGCGTCGGCGGTTGCTGAACTACCTCCTGAAAAAAGACATCATGCGTTACCGGGCTATTCTGGCCGCGCTAGGATTGCGGAAGTAA
- a CDS encoding MlaD family protein, translated as MSTESTKRSVVVGIFVLLGILIFVAGVFVLGGQQKRFTKSIRLIALFKDVGGLKAGNNVWFSGVKIGTIKRISFYKNAQVEVDMNIEESSKQYIRKDASATIGSDGLIGNKIVVISGGTTRHPEVEDGDQIRTSEALSSDQIMATLQENNNNLLRVTNDFKELVGNLRKGKGTVGAVLTDSLVAENFKKAMVNLEKASDNTVKITGSVSQFAARLNTKGTLAHDLVSDTTVFRRLSRSASRFESAVTAADQSVSTLRQTSENLGKASEKLNNPNSPLGVLLSDQETASNLRTTLRNLSQSTVLLNEDLKAAQNNFLLRGYFKKQAKATAKQKADSAAAAKP; from the coding sequence ATGAGTACAGAATCAACTAAGCGGTCCGTTGTTGTCGGCATCTTTGTCCTGCTGGGCATTTTAATTTTTGTTGCGGGGGTATTTGTGCTGGGTGGTCAGCAAAAGCGTTTTACTAAAAGTATTCGGCTCATTGCCCTTTTCAAGGATGTGGGTGGCTTGAAAGCGGGTAATAACGTCTGGTTTTCCGGAGTTAAAATTGGGACCATTAAACGAATCAGCTTTTATAAGAATGCGCAGGTAGAAGTGGATATGAACATCGAGGAAAGCTCGAAACAGTATATCCGAAAGGATGCCAGCGCCACCATTGGTTCGGATGGGCTGATTGGCAATAAAATCGTCGTAATTTCCGGCGGCACAACCCGCCATCCAGAAGTAGAAGATGGCGATCAGATTCGAACTTCAGAAGCGTTAAGCTCGGACCAAATTATGGCCACCTTGCAGGAGAACAATAATAATCTCCTGCGCGTAACCAACGATTTCAAAGAGCTTGTTGGTAATCTCCGCAAAGGCAAAGGCACAGTAGGTGCCGTACTTACCGATTCATTGGTGGCCGAAAACTTCAAAAAGGCTATGGTTAATCTGGAAAAGGCATCGGATAATACGGTAAAAATAACCGGTTCTGTTTCGCAGTTTGCCGCCCGATTAAACACCAAAGGAACACTGGCCCACGATTTGGTTAGTGATACAACGGTATTCCGACGTCTGAGCCGATCAGCCAGCCGTTTCGAGTCGGCAGTTACGGCAGCCGATCAGAGCGTTAGTACCCTACGACAAACCTCCGAAAATTTGGGAAAAGCCTCGGAAAAGCTGAATAATCCGAACAGTCCATTGGGCGTGTTACTCTCCGATCAGGAAACGGCCAGTAATCTTCGCACTACACTTCGTAATTTAAGCCAGAGCACCGTATTACTTAACGAAGATCTGAAAGCCGCTCAAAACAATTTCCTGCTGCGTGGCTATTTTAAAAAACAGGCAAAAGCTACAGCCAAACAAAAGGCCGATAGCGCAGCTGCTGCAAAGCCTTAG